CATTTATACTTTCTTCTAAACAAATAGTAGATTCTGTTCTTAGTACTCCTTTGATTTCACCTATTTTAGAAATCACATCTCTTGCATCTGAAGGATCTCTAGCAATAATTCTACAAAAAAGATTATATTTTCCTGAAGTTATGTATAGTTGAACTATATTTGGTATTTTTTTTAATTCTTCTTTTACTAATTGGGATTCACGAGAATCTGATAAAATTCCTACAAAAGCTATTAAATGAAATCCTAATGACTCATATCCTATGATTAAAGTACTTCCTTTTATAATCCCTGCATCTTCCAATTTTTTTACTCTGACATGAACTGTCCCAACTGATAATGGTTTGATTTCTTCACTAATTTGTTTACTAATTTCAGTATAGGGGGTTCTAGCATTTATATTTAGTTTTCTGACAATTGTATTGTCAATTTCGTCTGTATTATATCTTAGGATCATTGTTTTATATTTTTTTTATTATTTTTAAGGTATTAAAAATACCAAGATACAAAACTTTCTTTTGAAGAAGGAGATTATTATTTTACAATATATTCTATATGATAAAAATTGTTTTATATCTGATATACAATAAATTATAACATGATAATGATTGATTAATTTTCAATATCAACATTCAATGAAATTAATTGTAGTATATTGCATTTTTTTATTGTTTCATTTCATAAACACTGTAAAAAAAATTATAAAAACAATGATTTTTTCAAAAGTATATAAAAAATTTATTATCATATCATTTTTGAACAAAAATTTTACTAATCGTTAAAAATGATTTTTGTATCACAAGCAAAAAGTAAAAAATCTTTTTTATAAAATATAAAAGGGGTTCAAATTATTTTATATACTATATACTTGTCACTTGTCAAGTCTAAAAAAAGATTATGAAAAAAGAACCTATAATTATTGGAATAGAATCATCATGCGATGACACAGGTGTTTCTATTATTAGAAATAGAAATGTTCTATCTAATATTATTCTTCATCAAAAAATACATAAAAAATATGGAGGGGTGGTCCCTGAACTAGCATCAAGACTACATGATGTAAATATTCCAAAGGGAGTTAAGAAAGCTATTTTTTCAGCAAAAATAAACCGGAATGAAATTGATGCCGTATCTTTTACTTTAGGACCTGGACTAATCGGTCCGTTATTAGTTGGGACTTCTTTTGCAAAATCATTTTCCATGGGATTAGGAGTTCCATTACTAACTGTAAATCATGTACAAGCTCATATTCTTTCTCATTTTATACAAGATGCCAATCTTAACAAGGATTATTATCCAGAATTTCCATTTCTAGGTTTAGTTGTAAGTGGTGGGCATACCCAAATCATAAAAGTGAATGATTTTTTTAAAATGAAAATATTAGGATCTACTTTAGACGATTCTGTCGGAGAAGCTTTAGATAAAATTGCTAGAATATTAGGTTTTTATTATCCTGGTGGACCTATGATAGAATATTTTGCTAAAAATGGAAATAATAAAAAATTTACTTTTTCTAAGCCTAGAGTAAGTGGATTAGATTTTAGTTTTAGTGGATTCAAAAGCGATGTATTACAATTCATAAAAAATGAATCAAGAAACAATTCATTTTTTATAAAAAAAAATTTATCTGACATTTGTGCTTCTATACAAAAAATCATATCAGAAATACTTTTAGATAAAGTGAAAAAAGCTATTTTAAAAACTGGAATTTTCAGAATAGCTTTATCAGGAGGTGTTTCCGCTAATTATGAAATTAGAAAAACATTCATATCCCTTACAAAGAAAAATAAAAAATGTGAAGTTTTTATTCTAAAAAAAAAATATACCACTGATAATGGAGCAATGATAGCTATTGTAGGATTGCTAAAGTATAAAAGAAATTTATTTGATTCTGTTTATGTCACCCCATACTCAAAGTTTAAAACATTTTAACTGCTCACATTTTATTTTATATGCATGTACAAATTAAGTTCCTGTCACCATATGCATCATCAACACGGGTTACTGATGGCCAAAATTTTCTCTCTTTAATCCAAGATAAAGGATAAGCAGCTTTTTCTCTACTATAAGGATAATTCCATTCATTTTGAGTCAAAACATCTATATTATGCGGAGCATTTTTTAAAACATTATTTTTCTTAGAAAACTTTCCATTTTCAATTTCTTTGATTTCTTGTCTTATACTAATAAGAGTTTCAATGAAACGATCTAGTTCTTCTTTAGATTCGCTTTCTGTAGGTTCGATCATCATACATCCTTCTACAGGAAAAGATATAGTAGGAGCATGATATCCGTAATCCATCATTCTTTTTGCTATATCTATAACTCCTATGTTCATAGATTTAAAAATTCTACAGTCTATAATTAATTCATGCGCTACAGTATTATTTTCTCCTACGTATAATATGTTATAAAATTCTCTCAATTTTTCTTTAATATAATTTGCATTTAATATAGATATTTCTGTACACATTCTAAGTCCGTCTGGCCCCAATAAACGAATATAAGCATAAGAAATTGTTAAAATTAAAGAAGAACCGTATGGAGAAGAGGAAATCGTCAATATTTTGTCTTCTTTTCTTTTATTTTCTTCCTGCTGTTTTTTTTGAAAAGGATGTTTTGGTAAAAAAGGTTTTAAATGTGAAGCGACACAAATAGGCCCCATCCCAGGTCCTCCACCTCCATGAGGAATAGCAAAAGTTTTATGAAGATTTAAATGACAAATATCTACTCCTAAATATGCCGGCTTTATTAATCCTACCTGAGCATTCATATTGGCTCCATCCATATAAACTTGTCCCCCACTATCATGAATGATTTTTATAATTTCCTGAATATTTTTTTCATATATACCATAAGTAGAAGGATAAGTGATCATTAATGTAGATAATGAATCTTTATTTTCTTTTACTTTTTTTAATAAATCATTTTGATTAATAGATCCATCATTTTTTGTATCTATTAGTATGACCTTCATCCCTGCCATATATGCTGAAGCAGGATTTGTTCCATGAGAAGAAGAAGGAATTAATGTAACATTTCTTCGAAATTCTTGTAATGAATGATGATAACATTTTATAGTCATAAGTCCAGCGTATTCTCCTTGAGCTCCTGAATTGGGTTGTAAAGAGATTTCAGAAAATCCAGTAATTTCCTTCAGATATTTTTTTAAATTTTGAATCACAATATGATACCCCATAGCTTGTTTATCAGGAACAAAAGGATGTACGTCTCTCCATTCATGTTGACTCAAAGAAAATAATTCTGAAGAAGCGTTTAATTTCATAGTACATGATCCAAGTGGAATCATAGAATGAGTTAAGGATATATCTTTTTTTTCTAGTCTTTTTATATAACGCATCAGCTCATTTTCTGAATAAAATTTTTTGAAAATTTTATGTTTCAAAAAATTAGAAGTTCTTTTTAAAGAATTAGGAAATTTATATTCATCATGAATATTTTGATGACATTTTTTTACATACGTTTTTTTATTTTTATTATATGCTTCATAAAAAATTGATAAAATATGATTGATATCTTCTTGACAAGTAGTTTCATCTAAAGTGATGGTTAGATAATTTTGATTGATATATCTAAAATTCGTTTTTTTACGTTCTGCTACTTTTCTTATTTTTATTACGTGATCTGTTTTAATTCTAAGAGTATCAAAATAAAAATCATTTACTTGAAAAATATGGTTTATATTATTTATTAATAAAAATTCTAATTTTTTAGCATATTCATGAATACGTTTCGCAATTTCTGTTAATCCTTCTTTTCCATGATATAAAGCATACATAGAAGCCATGACAGCAGGAAGTACTTGTGAAGTACAAATATTAGAAGTCGCTTTTTCTCTTTTGATATGTTGTTCTCTTGTTTGTAACGCCATACGAAAAGCTTTTTTATTATTTTGATCCACAGATACTCCAATAATTCTTCCAGGAAGAAAACGTTTATATTGTTCATGAGTAGAAAAAAAAGCAGCATGAGGCCCCCCATATCCCATAGGAATACCAAAAGACTGACTGGATCCTATAACTACATCAGCTCCCCATTCTCCCGGAGGTTTTAACAAAGATAAGGATAAAAGATCTGCAGAAACTATTATTGATATTTTCTTCCGTTTTGCATATTCAACTGTTTCCGCATAATCATATATCTTTCCTAAACTAGAAGGATAAGATATTATATCCGAATATTTTTTTTTATTATATTTTTTTAAATTTTTATGAGTATCATTTATAACATGTATCCCTAATCCAAAACATCTTGTTTTCAAAACCGCAAAAGTTTGAGGGAAGATCTCATTTGAAATAAAAAAATAATAATTATTATCTATTTGTTTTTTTTTGATTTTTTCTTGAAAAATCATGAACATAGCATCAGATGCTGCCGTAGATTCATCTAACATAGAAGCATTACTAATTTTCATTCCAGTTAAGTCAGAAATCATAGTTTGAAAATTAATTAAAGCTTCTAATCTTCCTTGAGATATTTCTGATTGATAAGGAGTATAAGGGGTGTACCAACTAGGATTTTCTAAAATATTTCTTTGAATAACACTTGGAGTAATCGTATTTTTATATCCTAATCCTATGTAAGAACGATAAATTTTATTTTTTTTACTTATTCTATAAATATGTTTCAAATATTGATATTCAGAAATAGAGTGTGGGAGATCTAATCGTTTTTTTAAACGTATTTCTTTAGGCACTGTTTTATTTATAAAATCTTTAATAGAAGAACATTGCAATGTTTTTAACATATCATTAATTTCATTAAAAGATGCGCCTATATGTCTAAAACAAAATTTTTTTCTTATAAGGGAATCCTCTTTCATAAAAATTGTGTTTATCTTTAGAAATTACAAATTTAGATAAATAAGATTATCATTAAACATATTAAACATGTTAATAAAAAAAAATAAAATGAAAATTACTATTATTGGAGCAGGAAATGTAGGAGCTTCTTGTGCTAGTTTATTAGCTCAAAAAGATATAGTCAAAAAAATTGTATTGTTAGATATTAGAGAAAAACTTTCAGAAGGAAAAAGTTTAGATATATCTCAAATGCTTTCTATGATGGAATCAAATACTGAAATTATTGGAATATCTAATGATTATTATCAATCCAAAAATTCTGAAATCATTATTATTACTTGTGGGATTCCTAGAAAACCTGGAATGAATAGAGATGATCTTATCAAGACTAATGCAAAAATTATTAGTTCTGTAACCAAAAAATCTATTTTTTTATCTCCAAAAGCTAAATTTATTATTGTATCCAATCCATTGGATGTTATGGCGTATGTGAGTTATATGACTGCAAAAATAGATTCTTCTCGTATAATTGGAATGGCTGGCATATTAGATTCTACTAGATATCGTTTTTTTTTATCAAAAAAAATCAATGTTTCTCCTATTGATATACAATCTTTACTATTAGGAGGACATGGGGATACAATGGTTCCTTTATATAGATACACATCTGTATCAGGTATCCCTATTAAAGAATTTTTATCAGAAGAAGAAAATGACATAATTATTGATAAAACAAAAAAAGGAGGAGAAGAAATAATAAATTTATTAGGAACATCTGCTTGGATGGCTCCTAGTGCATCTGTTGTTAAAATAGTGGAAGCTATTTTAAAAGATTCTAAACGCATTTTTTCTTGTTCTGCTTTTTTAACAGGACAATATGGGTTAAAAAACTTATTTTTGGGAGTTCCAGTCATTTTAGGAAAATATGGAATAGAAAAAATTGTAGAATTACAATTGAATGAAAAAGAAAACAATCTTTTGATCAAATCTGCAGACCATGTACGAAATATGATTAGTAAACTTGAAAATTTTGATTGAAGAATAAGAATATTTGAAATCTATCTTTCTATAAAGATTAATAATTCTCCATTTTTATAATGGATTTCTATTTTTTGATTATAGTTATAAGCTTCATTTCTTATCCCTATATTTTTTCCTATTTTTAATAATCCTTTTTTTATGGAATATCTTAAACCGTAAGTGTATAATCCTTCTACTTTAGGAAATGGAAATAAAGATACTTTCTTATTTTTTTTCTGATAAAAATAGGTTTTTTTGTCAGAAAAAAAATAAGAATGATATTTATCATGAAATATAATGGATAATTTATCTTTATATTTTAGAGCTGTAGAAAGATTTCCCAAAAAATGATCTTGTTCGACTCCATTTGCCCCCCAAACATTTATATTTAGAAATCCTTTATCATAAACAATGTTTAAAGCTTTATCAAAATCAGTATACCTCTGATCATAAGTTTTCAATATACGAGTTTTTAAAGGTATATTAAGTATATCTTTTTTTAAAAGAGAATCAAAATCACCAATAATATAATCCACTGAAACTCCAAATGTATTCAAATAATAAAAAGCCCCATCCACTGCAAATATTTTTTTATAAAAAGAAAATTTTTCCTCTAAAAAAGGAGGAATTTCTCCATTCAGAAATAATCCTACTTCCGGTCCATCAAATCGATGATTCATTTTTTTATTTTTTTAAAATTTATGATTTTATTTCCTAAATAAATTTTCCTAACTATAGGATCTTGCATAATTTTTGTAGTATTTCCATATTTTATGATTGTTCCATTAAACATTAAATAAATACGATCTGTTATTGTAAATATTTCTTGCACATTATGATCTGTCATTAATATTCCTATATTTTTGTTCTTCAAAGAAAGAATTATTTCTTGTAATTCTTCTATAGAAATTGGATCTATTCCAGAAAAAGGTTCATCTAAAAGAACAAATTTAGGATTTGTAGCTAAACATCTAGCAATTTCGGTCCGTCTTCGTTCTCCTCCAGAAATAAGATCCCCCCGATGATTTCTGATTTTTTTCAATCTTAATTCTTCAAGAAGTTTTTCCATTATTTTTATTCTTTCTGAGTTTGATATTTTTTGCATTTCTAAAATGCAAAGAATATTATCTTCCACAGATAATTTTCTAAATATAGATGGTTCTTGAGATAAATATCCAATTCCTTTTTTAGAACGTTGATACATTGGATTTGATGTAATGTTTTGATTATAAAGAAATATTTTTCCTTTATCTGGTTTAATTAATCCTATAATCATATAAAATGAAGTTGTTTTTCCCGCACCGTTAGGACCTATTAATCCTACTATCTCTCCCTCTTTTAATTGGATTGAAACATTTTTTACTATATATTTATTTTTGTATTTCTTATATATATTATCAACTTTTAAAGTCATAATGTCAATAATCTTTAAAATTTTTTTTTCAGTAAAAAAATATGAATATTTGTATGTTATGATGAGTTTTGTAAAAATAAAAAAATGTTTTATTATTATTCCATTTTTATGTGTTTTCTTTTCATATTCTTCTAGTTTAGAAAAGATGAGTGGAATTTCTTTAGTAATCGGAAACGATATCATTTTAAATTCTGAAATTAAAAGTGACAAAAAATCGTTTTGTAACACTGATGTTTTAAATGATTTTTTTATACAAAAATTGATGCTTTATTATGCAAAAAAAGATAAAAGCATACAAATCAATAATAAAGAATTAGAATTGAAAACTCAAGCGTTTTTGTCAGAAATGAGAAAAAAATATATAAACCAAAAAGAATTTTTAATACAGTTTGAAAATGAAAACTTTTTAAAGGAATTAACTAAAGAAATTGAAAATAGACAGTATATAGAAAAAATTTACAATAAAATAACAGAAGATGTAGAAGTTTCTCCTCAAGAGATAAAACATTTTTTGACTAATAAACAGAATCAAATTCCTCATACGTCCAAAAAAATATGTATTTCTTATGCGGTATTCTATCCTAAATTAAGTAAAATTAACAAAAAAAAAATTGATTTTTTAAATCAAATTAAAAAAGAAATACATTCTGATATTGATTTTGCCACAAAAGCTATTTTATTTTCTGAAGATGATTATTCCGCATTCAAAGGTGGTTTTGTTAAAGGTGTAAAAATAAATAATGTTCCAATGAAATTAGGACATTTCATTTTATCTTTAAAAGAAGGAGAAATATCAGAACCGTTTGAAACGGATTTAGGGTTTCATATCATAAAATTAGAAAAAAAAAGAAAAGATGAAATTGATTTTAGACATATTTTGATCAAACCTAAATATTCAAAATATGAATTATATAAAATAAAATTATTTTTAGAATCTTTCAGAAAACATATTCTTATTCATAAAATAGATTTAGATAAAATTCCCGGTTTATTGAATAATAGCAAAATAGTAAATGTAGTGGTTCAAAATAAAATTTGGATTGATGAAGATCAATTATCAAAAAATATGAAAAAAATATTCCTTTTTTTAAAAAAAGGAAAAATTACTAATCCTTATAAGGAAACTATAAATGGAAAAGAAGCATTTGTTATAATTAAGTTGTTAGATGAAATTCCATCTAAACCCCTTTCTTTTGAAAAAAATTACACCATATTAAAAGATATTGTAATCAGTATCAAAAAAAAAGATAAAATAAAAAATTGGGCAAAAGAAATATTAAGAAAAACTTATTATGAAAAGATTGATTGTTAATTATTTTTTATTAAAAGATTCTTTGTATAATCCAGCATAGTATCCATTTAATTGAATTAATTCTTTGTGAGTCCCTTTTTCTACAATATATCCTTTATCAATAGCTAATATTTTGTCAGCATTTTCTAATGTAGAAAGACGGTGAGTAATAATAATGGAAGTTTTTTTCTTAGTTAAAAAATCTGTAGCACGATAAATCGTTTTTTCTAATTCTTTATTTAAGGATGCGGTAGCTTCATCTAAAATAAGTATAGAATAAGGATGCATTTGAACTCTTAAAAAGGAAATCAATTGTTTTTCCCCAATAGATAATAAATTTCCTCTTTCCTTGACTATAAATTTATATCCATTAGGTAAAGATGTGATAAAATTATGTATTCCTATTTTTTTTGCCATATTTTCTATCTGATCAATACTAATAGATGGATTTCCTAAAGTAATGTTATTGATGATTGAATCATTAAATAAAAAAGTATCTTGCGTTACTACTCTTATATGGGATCTTAAATTCTTTAATTCTATATCTTGAATAGAATGCCCGTCAATCCAAATATTACCTTTTTTTATTTCATAAAATCTAGAAATTAAATGAGTAATTGTAGATTTTCCAGAACCTGTTGATCCTACTATAGCAACTTTTTCTCCTGGTTTAATTTCAAAAGAAACTCCATTTAATACCATTTCATCATCTATATAAGAGAAATGAACATTATTAAATACAATATGTCCTTTTAATTTTTTAAAACGTAAGTTCCCTTTATTAATAATGATTTCTTCAGAATTTAATATAGAAAATATGCGTTCTATCCCAGATATTCCTCTTTGTATAATATTAAATCTATCAGCTATCTGTCGCAGAGGACGAAAAAGAAGGTAAATAAAAAAAATAAAAGCAATGATTTGTCCTGGTTTAACATTTCCTTTTTCAATTGCATGAAATCCTCCATAAAATATAATAATACTTATTGTTATTGCAGAAATTATTTCTACTATAGGAAAAAAAATAGAAAAGTAAAAAATAGTTTTGAAATGTGCGCTCATTAAGTCACGATTAATAGATTTAAATCTTAAATATTTTTCTTTTTCTTTATGAAAAAGTTGAATAATAGACATCCCTATAATATTTTCTTGTAAAAAACTATTTAAACGTGAAGTTTGAACACGTTCTTCATGAAATGTTTTTTTTAACGTTTTTTGAAAAAAACGAGTAATGATATACATAAAAGGAATAGTTAAAAAAACTATAAAAGATAGTTTTTGATGAACTGTATACATCATAATGATGATCATAATAATTCTTAATACATCTCCAGAAACAAGTAAAATTCCATCATTAAATATTACTGTTATTGTTTCTATATCTGATACAGAATAAGATACCAATTTACCTATTGGAGTTCTATTAAAAAATGAATTTTTAAAATGTAATAATTTCTCGAATAAAAGAATTCTAATTTTTTCAATTACATTTTGAGCTAATATATTAGATAGATATAATAAAATAAAATGAAATATACTTTCTATAAAAAGAAGTATAATTATTAGCATTAGTATGTTTTTTAATCCCATAAAATCTTTGTAAAGAATATGAATATCTATAGCTTTTTGTATTAATTTAGGCCTATAAGCAGATATAAAAGAAATTAATATAGAAGTAATAATTATTGATATTAGTATAAATTTATAATTTAGACTAATTCCAATCAACTGTTTTAAGGAGGAGTTTTGTTTATTAATTTTTTTTTTCATAAAAAATATCTTCTGGGTAAAGGATTTGAGTTAGAAATAGACCATGTGCAGGAACGATAAATTTGTAAAAATTAGAATTTTTTAATTCTATAATTTTTATAAATTCATCGATACTGATTTTATTTCTTCCCACATCAATAAGTGTACCTATAATAGCTCTAACCATCGATCTTAAAAATCGATTTGCTTCAATAGTAAAACATAAAACATTGTTCTTTTCAGACCAAGAAGCATGATAAATATGACATATATTATTTTCTTTTTCATCAGTTCGTTTTTTACAAAACGAACTGAAATCATTATATTCCATAAGCTTTTTTGAAGCTATATTCATTTTATGAACATTTAAGGAATAAAAACAGTACCAAGAGAAATCTTGATAAAATGGATTTTTTTCTCGTGTTAAATAATATTTGTATGTTCGCTTTATTGCATCAAATCTTGCATGAAGATTGTTTTTTACTGGAAAAATATTGAAGACTTTAATAGATTTCGGTAAAAAAATATTTAGTCTATCTACAAAATTATTTTTTATTTCTTTTTCAGAATCAAAATGAGCAAACATTTGTTTCGCATGAACCCCTTTATCCGTTCTTCCAGCACCTACAATATTTATAGATGTTTTCAATAATTTTGATAAACAATATTCCAATTTTTCTTCAACTGTATTTACTTTTTTTTGAATTTGCCATCCAAAAAAGTATTTACCATTATAAGCTAATTCAATAAAAAATCTCAATATTTTTTAAAGTTGATTCAAACTTTCAATAATAATAGAACATCCTTTTTGAATTTCACGTTTTGTGATAGTTAGAGGAGGAGATATACGTATAAAATTACTATGAAATAAAAAACGAAATAATATTAATCCTTTTTTCAAACAATATTTTAAAACCTTTTCCACAGTATTTTGATTTTTTAATTCAAAAGACAACAAAAGTCCTTTTCCATGAATATTTTTGATTTCATCATGATTCAAATATTTCTTAATACATTTTTCTTTTACTGATACTTGTTTCAATATATCAGAATTGATAAGTTGTCTTAAAGTTGCTAAAGAAGCAGAAGCAGAAACAGGATTTCCTCCAAAAGTCGTTAAATGCCCTAAAGGAGCAATATCAATAAAAGTTTTCATAATTTTTTTAGATGAGACAAAACCACTAATAGGCATTCCTCCTCCCATTCCTTTTCCTATTATCAAGATATCAGGAATAACATCATAATGTTCAAATGCAAAAAGTTTTCCTGTTCTTCCAAATCCAGTTTGGACTTCATCAAGTATCATTAAAGCTTTTTTTTTATCACATTGTTTTCTCACCTCTTTTAAAAAAGAAAAATCCGGTAATATAATTCCAGAAGAACATTGAATAGTTTCTAAAATGACACAAGCAGTTTTTTCAGTAATAGAACTTATTAATTCTTCTATATGATTAAATGTGATAAACTTAACTAAAGGTAACAAAGGCCTAAAAGATCTTTTATAATCTTCATGTCCCATAACACTCATAGAGCCATGTGTACTTCCATGATAAGACCACTTACAGGATATCATCTCTTCTTTTCCTGTATAACATTTAGCTAGTTTCAAGGCCCCTTCTACAGCTTCTGTTCCAGAATTAACTAGATAAGTGGTGTGAAGTGGATATGGAATATTTTTTGATATTTCTTTACAAAGTTTGACACAAGGACTTTGTATAAATTCTCCATATACCATAGTATGTAAATATTTATCGACTTGTTTTTTTATAGCTTCTTTAATTTTTTGATTTCCATGTCCTAGTACATTTACGGAAATACCTGCTACAAAATCTAGATATTTTTTTCCATCTTTCCCATAAATATAATTTCCATCAGCATAATCTACTATAATATTCATGGGATATGGATTCACTTGAGTTTGATACTGAAAAAAACATTTTTTTAATTCTTTCATGAAAATTTTATTCTATTTATTTTTTATCATAGTTTTAATTTGTTCTTTTTCTAACAAACTTTCTTTTTTATATTTGTCGATTTCTTTGTATAAAAGAAATTTTTTTTTATTTTTATCTAGTTTTTCTTTTTCTTTCCAAGAAAATTTAGAAAGATAAAGAAACTTATCAGAAATATTAATATTTTTATATACTGGAATAAGTTCTGAATAAACTTCTTTTTCACAAAAAATTTTTCTTATTTTTTTTGATTCATCCAAATATATTAATAGTATTTTACAAGATAATTTGTTAATTATTTTTTTTCCTTTATCAGTGTAAAGGAAAATAATGCTGTTAATATCTCCTTGAATTTTTACTTTTTCTAAAGAATTTTCTTTATTGAAAAAACCAATTATAATATCTCCTTCTATTTGATTAAATTCTTTTGAATTAATTTTTTCTATATAAAAAGCATTTTTAACAATTTTTATATATTTTAATAAATTGCTGTTTTCATTCCTAAGATAAATATATATGACTTTTCCAGTAATTTGTTTGTTTTGAATCCAAAATATAGGATTTCCATCAAAGTGCATATAGTTATTTGAAGATTCATAATTGAAAAAATCACATATTCCTTGAATATTTTCATTTAAAAAAAAACTTTTAACAGAAAAAGCTTGAATTGAATATGTATTATTTTTTTTTCTATTTATTTTTATAATATTTGAATAAATAAAAATCAAATTATTTTTTGATATTTTTATAATCTTGGGGTTTTCTTTTAGAATTAAAGAACTGGAATTAAAATCAAATTCTCCATATCCGCTTGTTAAAAAACATTTTTTAATTGAATCTTCTAATAGGATATTTTTAATAAATCCACATTTTGTTTTAAAATTAAAAAATAAATATCCTCCTCTAATGATTATACCGTTATAATGAAGACTTACATAATTTTTAAAT
This DNA window, taken from Blattabacterium sp. (Nauphoeta cinerea), encodes the following:
- a CDS encoding Lrp/AsnC family transcriptional regulator → MILRYNTDEIDNTIVRKLNINARTPYTEISKQISEEIKPLSVGTVHVRVKKLEDAGIIKGSTLIIGYESLGFHLIAFVGILSDSRESQLVKEELKKIPNIVQLYITSGKYNLFCRIIARDPSDARDVISKIGEIKGVLRTESTICLEESINDENRLLSNILQKHKRYHKKKI
- a CDS encoding thiamine diphosphokinase; this translates as MNHRFDGPEVGLFLNGEIPPFLEEKFSFYKKIFAVDGAFYYLNTFGVSVDYIIGDFDSLLKKDILNIPLKTRILKTYDQRYTDFDKALNIVYDKGFLNINVWGANGVEQDHFLGNLSTALKYKDKLSIIFHDKYHSYFFSDKKTYFYQKKNKKVSLFPFPKVEGLYTYGLRYSIKKGLLKIGKNIGIRNEAYNYNQKIEIHYKNGELLIFIER
- the tsaD gene encoding tRNA (adenosine(37)-N6)-threonylcarbamoyltransferase complex transferase subunit TsaD gives rise to the protein MKKEPIIIGIESSCDDTGVSIIRNRNVLSNIILHQKIHKKYGGVVPELASRLHDVNIPKGVKKAIFSAKINRNEIDAVSFTLGPGLIGPLLVGTSFAKSFSMGLGVPLLTVNHVQAHILSHFIQDANLNKDYYPEFPFLGLVVSGGHTQIIKVNDFFKMKILGSTLDDSVGEALDKIARILGFYYPGGPMIEYFAKNGNNKKFTFSKPRVSGLDFSFSGFKSDVLQFIKNESRNNSFFIKKNLSDICASIQKIISEILLDKVKKAILKTGIFRIALSGGVSANYEIRKTFISLTKKNKKCEVFILKKKYTTDNGAMIAIVGLLKYKRNLFDSVYVTPYSKFKTF
- the lptB gene encoding LPS export ABC transporter ATP-binding protein, with amino-acid sequence MTLKVDNIYKKYKNKYIVKNVSIQLKEGEIVGLIGPNGAGKTTSFYMIIGLIKPDKGKIFLYNQNITSNPMYQRSKKGIGYLSQEPSIFRKLSVEDNILCILEMQKISNSERIKIMEKLLEELRLKKIRNHRGDLISGGERRRTEIARCLATNPKFVLLDEPFSGIDPISIEELQEIILSLKNKNIGILMTDHNVQEIFTITDRIYLMFNGTIIKYGNTTKIMQDPIVRKIYLGNKIINFKKIKK
- the mdh gene encoding malate dehydrogenase, which encodes MKITIIGAGNVGASCASLLAQKDIVKKIVLLDIREKLSEGKSLDISQMLSMMESNTEIIGISNDYYQSKNSEIIIITCGIPRKPGMNRDDLIKTNAKIISSVTKKSIFLSPKAKFIIVSNPLDVMAYVSYMTAKIDSSRIIGMAGILDSTRYRFFLSKKINVSPIDIQSLLLGGHGDTMVPLYRYTSVSGIPIKEFLSEEENDIIIDKTKKGGEEIINLLGTSAWMAPSASVVKIVEAILKDSKRIFSCSAFLTGQYGLKNLFLGVPVILGKYGIEKIVELQLNEKENNLLIKSADHVRNMISKLENFD
- the gcvP gene encoding aminomethyl-transferring glycine dehydrogenase, coding for MKEDSLIRKKFCFRHIGASFNEINDMLKTLQCSSIKDFINKTVPKEIRLKKRLDLPHSISEYQYLKHIYRISKKNKIYRSYIGLGYKNTITPSVIQRNILENPSWYTPYTPYQSEISQGRLEALINFQTMISDLTGMKISNASMLDESTAASDAMFMIFQEKIKKKQIDNNYYFFISNEIFPQTFAVLKTRCFGLGIHVINDTHKNLKKYNKKKYSDIISYPSSLGKIYDYAETVEYAKRKKISIIVSADLLSLSLLKPPGEWGADVVIGSSQSFGIPMGYGGPHAAFFSTHEQYKRFLPGRIIGVSVDQNNKKAFRMALQTREQHIKREKATSNICTSQVLPAVMASMYALYHGKEGLTEIAKRIHEYAKKLEFLLINNINHIFQVNDFYFDTLRIKTDHVIKIRKVAERKKTNFRYINQNYLTITLDETTCQEDINHILSIFYEAYNKNKKTYVKKCHQNIHDEYKFPNSLKRTSNFLKHKIFKKFYSENELMRYIKRLEKKDISLTHSMIPLGSCTMKLNASSELFSLSQHEWRDVHPFVPDKQAMGYHIVIQNLKKYLKEITGFSEISLQPNSGAQGEYAGLMTIKCYHHSLQEFRRNVTLIPSSSHGTNPASAYMAGMKVILIDTKNDGSINQNDLLKKVKENKDSLSTLMITYPSTYGIYEKNIQEIIKIIHDSGGQVYMDGANMNAQVGLIKPAYLGVDICHLNLHKTFAIPHGGGGPGMGPICVASHLKPFLPKHPFQKKQQEENKRKEDKILTISSSPYGSSLILTISYAYIRLLGPDGLRMCTEISILNANYIKEKLREFYNILYVGENNTVAHELIIDCRIFKSMNIGVIDIAKRMMDYGYHAPTISFPVEGCMMIEPTESESKEELDRFIETLISIRQEIKEIENGKFSKKNNVLKNAPHNIDVLTQNEWNYPYSREKAAYPLSWIKERKFWPSVTRVDDAYGDRNLICTCI